A stretch of the Gossypium hirsutum isolate 1008001.06 chromosome D07, Gossypium_hirsutum_v2.1, whole genome shotgun sequence genome encodes the following:
- the LOC107956242 gene encoding uncharacterized protein, protein MSFSPPPPPVFAGESYNIWAVKMKTYLQAHDLWNVVQNDTEPPPLRANPTIAQIRQYNEDCAKKYKAMSCLQSGVSDAIFTRIMACDTPKEAWDKLKEEFQGSDKTRQQQLINLRRDFENLRMKDSETIKQYADRIMSTVNNIRLLGDDFSDQRVVEKIITTLPEKCESKISSLEDSRDLSAIPLTELINALYAQE, encoded by the coding sequence ATGAGCTTCTCACCACCACCTCCACCCGTGTTTGCTGGTGAAAGCTACAATATATGGGCTGTCAAAATGAAAACATATCTACAGGCACATGACCTGTGGAATGTTGTCCAAAATGACACAGAACCACCACCCTTAAGAGCTAACCCCACGATAGCTCAGATAAGGCAGTATAATGAAGACTGTGCAAAGAAGTACAAGGCCATGTCATGCCTTCAAAGTGGAGTTTCAGATGCTATCTTCACAAGGATAATGGCCTGCGACACACCAAAGGAGGCCTGGGACAAACTCAAGGAAGAGTTTCAAGGCTCAGACAAAACCAGGCAGCAACAACTCATCAACTTGAGAAGGGACTTTGAGAATCTGAGAATGAAAGACTCAGAAACCATCAAACAGTATGCTGACAGAATTATGTCTACTGTCAACAACATAAGACTGCTTGGAGATGACTTTAGTGATCAGAGGGTAGTGGAGAAAATCATAACAACCTTGCCAGAGAAGTGTGAATCCAAGATTTCTTCCCTAGAGGATTCGAGGGACTTATCTGCCATTCCCTTGACAGAACTGATAAATGCTCTCTATGCTCAAGAGTAA